A single region of the Sphingobium sp. TKS genome encodes:
- a CDS encoding ribbon-helix-helix domain-containing protein has translation MEEGGASDDASALAGSPFAPPVKRSVTIAGHQTAISLEPIFWQALRAVAAREGLPVNALIARIDVARMAAADPPNLASAIRCWLFRDNMQP, from the coding sequence ATGGAGGAAGGGGGCGCTTCCGATGACGCCTCGGCGTTGGCGGGATCGCCCTTCGCTCCGCCGGTCAAGCGCAGCGTGACCATTGCGGGCCATCAGACCGCGATCAGTCTTGAACCGATATTCTGGCAAGCCCTCCGTGCGGTCGCCGCGCGCGAGGGCTTGCCTGTCAATGCGCTGATCGCGCGCATCGACGTCGCGCGCATGGCGGCGGCCGATCCCCCCAATCTGGCGAGCGCGATAAGATGCTGGCTTTTCAGGGATAATATGCAGCCATAA
- the phbB gene encoding acetoacetyl-CoA reductase, with translation MSKVAVVTGGTRGIGEAISLALREMGFTVAANYAGNDAKAQAFSDKTGIASFKWDVGDHQACLDGCAHVAEALGPIDVVVNNAGITRDGVLAKMSFDDWNEVMRINLGGCFNMAKATFEGMRGRGWGRFVNIGSINGQAGQYGQVNYAAAKSGIHGFTKALAQEGAKYGVTVNAIAPGYIDTDMVAAVPPAVLEKIVAKIPVGRLGHADEIARGVAFFCSEDGGFVTGSTLSINGGQHMY, from the coding sequence ATGAGCAAGGTTGCAGTCGTCACGGGCGGAACGCGTGGAATTGGCGAGGCGATCAGCCTGGCGCTCAGGGAGATGGGGTTCACGGTCGCTGCCAATTATGCGGGCAATGATGCCAAGGCGCAGGCCTTTTCGGACAAGACGGGCATAGCATCCTTCAAATGGGATGTGGGCGATCACCAGGCCTGCCTGGACGGCTGCGCGCATGTGGCCGAAGCGCTCGGCCCGATCGATGTCGTCGTCAACAATGCGGGCATCACGCGGGACGGCGTGCTGGCGAAGATGAGCTTCGATGACTGGAACGAAGTGATGCGCATCAATCTGGGCGGTTGCTTCAACATGGCGAAGGCGACCTTTGAGGGGATGCGCGGGCGCGGCTGGGGCCGTTTCGTCAATATCGGATCAATCAACGGGCAGGCGGGCCAATATGGCCAGGTCAATTATGCCGCCGCCAAATCCGGCATTCATGGTTTCACCAAGGCGCTGGCCCAGGAAGGCGCGAAATATGGCGTTACCGTCAATGCGATCGCGCCCGGCTATATCGACACTGACATGGTCGCGGCCGTTCCTCCGGCTGTGCTGGAAAAGATCGTCGCCAAGATTCCGGTAGGCCGTCTGGGCCATGCCGATGAAATCGCGCGCGGCGTCGCCTTCTTCTGCAGCGAGGATGGCGGCTTTGTGACCGGCAGCACGCTGTCGATCAACGGCGGCCAGCACATGTACTGA
- the hemH gene encoding ferrochelatase: MGRIGILVINLGTPDGPDPASVRRYLAEFLSDPRVVEIPQLLWQPILRGPILLTRPKKSAHAYRQVWMEEGSPLAVYTRDTARALQDRMGAAVMVDWAMRYGNPAIDTRLAAMIAAGCDRILLAPLYPQYCAATTATAFDAAYAALAKMRAQPAVRTLPPYYADPAYIEALRASTQAQLAALDFAPDLLIASFHGMPERTRQLGDPYRDQCVESARLLGEALGREVRVTFQSRFGRAKWLGPATDAVLRQLPSEGVGNVAVLTPGFSADCLETLEEIALRGKEDFISFGGNNFVHLSCLNASPDAMNLYENLARRELAGWLER, encoded by the coding sequence ATGGGCAGGATCGGTATCCTCGTCATCAATCTCGGCACGCCCGACGGGCCTGACCCCGCATCAGTGCGGCGTTATCTGGCCGAATTTCTGTCCGACCCACGGGTGGTGGAGATCCCGCAACTGCTTTGGCAGCCGATATTGCGCGGCCCGATCCTGTTGACCCGGCCGAAGAAATCCGCCCATGCCTATCGCCAGGTGTGGATGGAGGAGGGATCGCCGCTCGCCGTCTACACCCGCGATACGGCCCGCGCGTTGCAAGACCGGATGGGGGCCGCCGTGATGGTCGATTGGGCCATGCGCTACGGCAATCCGGCGATCGACACCCGGCTGGCGGCGATGATCGCGGCGGGGTGCGACCGCATCCTGCTGGCGCCGCTTTATCCCCAATATTGCGCGGCGACGACGGCCACCGCATTCGATGCCGCTTATGCGGCGCTGGCGAAGATGCGGGCGCAGCCGGCGGTCCGCACCCTGCCGCCTTATTACGCCGATCCCGCTTATATCGAGGCTCTGCGCGCATCGACGCAGGCGCAACTCGCCGCGCTCGATTTCGCGCCGGACCTGCTGATCGCCAGTTTCCACGGCATGCCGGAACGGACGCGGCAATTGGGCGACCCCTATCGCGACCAGTGCGTCGAGAGTGCGCGGCTGCTGGGCGAGGCTCTGGGACGGGAGGTGCGGGTCACGTTTCAATCGCGTTTCGGTCGTGCGAAATGGCTGGGTCCGGCGACCGATGCGGTGCTGCGTCAGCTCCCCTCCGAAGGTGTCGGAAATGTTGCTGTCCTGACCCCCGGATTCTCGGCGGATTGCCTGGAAACCCTAGAGGAAATCGCCCTGCGCGGCAAAGAGGATTTTATCTCTTTCGGTGGTAATAATTTTGTCCATTTGAGTTGTTTGAACGCGTCTCCGGACGCTATGAACCTATATGAGAATCTGGCCCGTCGCGAACTGGCTGGTTGGTTGGAGAGGTAA
- a CDS encoding xanthine dehydrogenase family protein molybdopterin-binding subunit: MGRAPRKQGQQTEKGLNRRTLLIGGGATAGLLLAWAVWPRAYRPNLNTAPGETAFNAFLKIDRSGQVIVIVPQTEMGQGVSTLLPQILADELGADWRTVGVQSAPVSPLYANSLLAREWLANDWSRLAGEAGDWAIDQYATRRALMLTGAGTSIPMFHQAYQEAGAAARVLLCKAAAARWDVAWESCDIQNGIISDGGQRRLKLGEVVEDAATFDLPDILPFRQGDVDRLAGQELPRLDTPSKIDGSHNFAADVRLPDMVFASIRQGPIGDAVLKSVNEGAAKSVTGFLKLVRQERWVAAVASNWWAANKALDLADPVFELSGSPVDSAGIEAALEQAFAGSSGERLYARGDLKPLFEDATILASEYRVGPGLHLALEPMCATARISDDGAEVWMATQAPGLARAAIAKALGLSAEAVTLYPLHAGGGYGRRMDFEAGVQAALLSRDMGRPVQLLWSRLEDVIQDRPSAPAHARMAGKLGRNGAIEGWSAKIAAPCAMSQSWARIAHGKLPHEASAESSDVSTRLAVAGMELPYAVPNWAVDHFPADVGLPLGFARGNAHLHGAFFTESFMDELAHQAQMEAMSFRIQMLGGNPRLAHCLTTVGAMGGWQGGIVGSGQGLAAHVMNGAFIAIMVEAGIIEGKLQVGRIVAAVDGGEQVNPDIARQQIESGLIHGLALAMGASVPYAKGMPTRAILGRMGLPRLGDVGEVTVELIRSTAPPAGLTDLGVPLVAPAVANALFTTTGQRYRTLPLLMEG; encoded by the coding sequence ATGGGGCGCGCACCGCGGAAGCAGGGTCAGCAGACGGAAAAGGGTTTGAACCGGCGCACGCTGCTGATCGGCGGGGGCGCGACGGCGGGGCTGCTGCTGGCATGGGCGGTGTGGCCGCGAGCTTATCGCCCCAATCTCAACACCGCGCCGGGCGAAACCGCCTTCAACGCCTTCCTCAAGATCGACCGGTCCGGGCAGGTCATCGTCATCGTGCCGCAGACGGAGATGGGACAGGGGGTCAGCACCCTGCTGCCGCAGATTCTGGCCGACGAGCTTGGCGCGGACTGGCGCACCGTGGGGGTGCAGAGCGCGCCGGTCAGCCCGCTTTACGCCAATAGCCTGCTGGCGCGTGAATGGCTGGCCAATGACTGGAGCCGGCTGGCGGGCGAAGCGGGCGACTGGGCCATCGATCAATATGCGACCCGGCGCGCATTGATGCTGACCGGGGCGGGCACCTCGATCCCGATGTTCCACCAGGCCTATCAGGAAGCGGGCGCGGCTGCGCGGGTGCTGCTGTGCAAGGCGGCGGCGGCGCGCTGGGACGTGGCGTGGGAAAGCTGCGACATCCAGAACGGCATCATCTCCGACGGCGGGCAGCGCAGGCTGAAGCTGGGCGAGGTGGTGGAGGACGCAGCGACCTTCGACCTGCCCGACATATTGCCCTTCCGTCAGGGCGATGTGGATCGGCTGGCGGGGCAGGAACTGCCGCGGCTCGACACCCCGTCCAAGATTGACGGCAGCCATAATTTCGCCGCCGACGTCCGCCTGCCCGACATGGTCTTCGCCTCGATCCGGCAGGGGCCGATCGGGGACGCCGTGCTGAAAAGCGTCAATGAGGGCGCGGCGAAATCCGTCACCGGCTTCCTGAAGCTGGTCCGGCAGGAACGCTGGGTGGCGGCGGTGGCCAGCAACTGGTGGGCGGCGAACAAGGCGCTGGACCTGGCCGATCCGGTGTTTGAACTATCCGGCAGTCCGGTGGACAGCGCCGGGATCGAGGCGGCGCTGGAGCAGGCCTTTGCCGGTTCCTCCGGGGAGCGGCTTTATGCGCGCGGGGATTTGAAGCCGCTGTTCGAGGATGCGACCATCCTTGCCAGCGAATATCGGGTGGGTCCGGGTCTGCATCTGGCGCTGGAGCCCATGTGCGCCACGGCGCGGATCAGTGACGACGGCGCGGAAGTGTGGATGGCGACCCAGGCGCCCGGCTTGGCCCGCGCCGCCATCGCCAAGGCGCTGGGCCTGTCGGCGGAGGCGGTGACGCTCTATCCGCTGCATGCGGGTGGGGGCTATGGCCGCCGGATGGATTTCGAGGCGGGCGTGCAGGCGGCGCTTCTTTCCCGCGACATGGGGCGGCCGGTGCAATTGCTCTGGTCGCGGCTGGAGGATGTGATTCAGGATCGCCCCAGCGCCCCCGCCCATGCGCGCATGGCAGGGAAGCTTGGCCGCAACGGCGCGATCGAAGGGTGGTCCGCGAAGATCGCGGCGCCCTGCGCCATGAGCCAGAGCTGGGCGCGCATCGCTCATGGCAAGCTGCCGCATGAAGCCAGCGCGGAATCTTCGGACGTTTCGACCCGGCTGGCGGTGGCGGGCATGGAACTGCCCTATGCGGTGCCCAATTGGGCAGTCGATCATTTTCCCGCCGATGTCGGCCTGCCGCTGGGTTTTGCGCGGGGCAACGCGCATCTGCACGGCGCCTTCTTCACCGAAAGTTTCATGGACGAGCTGGCGCATCAGGCGCAGATGGAGGCCATGTCCTTCCGCATCCAGATGCTGGGCGGCAATCCTAGGCTGGCGCATTGCCTGACCACCGTCGGCGCCATGGGCGGCTGGCAGGGCGGTATCGTCGGGAGCGGGCAGGGGCTGGCGGCGCATGTCATGAACGGCGCCTTCATTGCGATCATGGTGGAGGCGGGCATCATCGAAGGCAAGTTGCAGGTCGGGCGGATCGTCGCCGCCGTCGATGGTGGGGAGCAGGTCAATCCCGACATCGCCCGGCAGCAGATCGAAAGCGGCCTGATCCATGGCTTGGCGCTCGCCATGGGGGCGTCCGTGCCCTATGCGAAGGGCATGCCCACGCGGGCGATATTGGGCCGCATGGGTTTGCCACGTCTGGGGGATGTCGGGGAAGTGACCGTGGAACTGATCCGCAGCACCGCGCCGCCCGCCGGACTGACCGATCTGGGCGTGCCGCTGGTGGCTCCGGCGGTCGCCAATGCGCTGTTCACCACCACCGGGCAACGGTACCGCACCCTGCCCCTGTTGATGGAAGGGTGA
- a CDS encoding CoA-binding protein, giving the protein MPLTAAQDIADLLNETRTIALVGISDRPDRPSYGVMKTLQGHGYRVLPVNPQIAGEHVHGEFVWARLSDVGVPIDMVDIFRRSEAAGDAVDDAIATGAKAVWMQLAVIDEAAAARAEAAGLKVVMDRCPVIEIRRLQLQPVDAQ; this is encoded by the coding sequence ATGCCACTTACCGCCGCGCAGGACATTGCCGATCTGTTGAACGAAACTCGCACCATAGCGCTGGTCGGTATTTCCGATCGGCCGGACCGGCCGAGCTATGGCGTGATGAAAACCTTGCAGGGCCACGGCTATCGCGTCCTGCCGGTCAATCCCCAGATCGCGGGCGAGCATGTCCATGGCGAGTTCGTCTGGGCGAGACTGTCCGACGTCGGCGTGCCGATCGACATGGTCGACATCTTCCGCCGCAGCGAGGCCGCTGGGGACGCGGTTGACGATGCCATAGCCACTGGCGCCAAGGCGGTATGGATGCAGCTCGCTGTGATCGATGAAGCCGCGGCAGCCCGTGCCGAGGCCGCCGGGCTCAAGGTGGTGATGGACCGTTGTCCGGTGATCGAGATACGCCGTCTCCAGCTCCAGCCGGTCGACGCGCAATAG
- a CDS encoding Mrp/NBP35 family ATP-binding protein translates to MTELEDFAARLKTLTEGRASAPRLKDGIMTLALDVAGLSSDQRDAVAAAIREGALTVPGVSDVRIAMTAERKPLKIIAVASGKGGVGKSTLSANLAVALQRLGVRVGLVDADIYGPSQARLMASEDRKPQAKDKQLIPVQSPLGIPMLSMGHLVEPGKALAWRGPMAGNALAQLIEADWGNAEVLIVDMPPGTGDVQLSMVQKHKPAGAVIVSTPQDLALIDATRAVSLFEQTHVPMIGLVENMAGYVCPHCGESSDPFGQGGAEAAAGEMGMPFLGRIPLAIDIRRRSDAGDPPAAGDDVHGAAFRAIADKVADWLKRGGF, encoded by the coding sequence ATGACCGAGCTTGAAGATTTCGCCGCCCGCCTGAAAACGCTGACTGAAGGGCGCGCCAGCGCGCCGCGGTTGAAGGACGGGATTATGACGCTGGCGCTGGACGTGGCGGGCCTGTCGTCCGATCAGCGCGACGCCGTGGCCGCCGCGATCCGCGAGGGCGCGCTGACCGTGCCGGGCGTGAGCGACGTGCGCATCGCCATGACGGCAGAGCGCAAGCCGCTGAAGATCATCGCCGTCGCTTCCGGCAAGGGCGGGGTGGGCAAATCGACGCTGTCGGCTAATCTGGCCGTTGCGCTCCAGCGGCTGGGCGTCAGGGTCGGGCTGGTAGACGCCGATATTTACGGCCCTTCGCAGGCGCGGCTGATGGCGAGCGAGGACAGGAAGCCGCAGGCTAAGGACAAGCAGCTCATCCCGGTGCAAAGCCCGCTGGGTATTCCGATGCTGTCCATGGGACATCTGGTCGAGCCGGGCAAAGCGCTGGCCTGGCGCGGGCCGATGGCGGGCAACGCGCTCGCCCAGTTGATCGAGGCGGACTGGGGCAATGCGGAGGTGCTGATCGTCGACATGCCGCCGGGCACCGGCGACGTGCAGTTGTCGATGGTGCAGAAGCATAAGCCTGCCGGGGCCGTCATCGTCTCGACGCCGCAGGATCTGGCGCTGATCGACGCGACCCGCGCCGTCAGCCTGTTCGAGCAGACCCATGTGCCGATGATCGGGCTGGTCGAGAATATGGCGGGCTATGTCTGCCCCCATTGCGGGGAGTCGTCCGATCCCTTCGGTCAAGGCGGCGCGGAGGCAGCGGCCGGGGAGATGGGGATGCCTTTCCTGGGACGCATTCCGCTCGCCATCGACATTCGCCGCCGCTCCGATGCGGGCGATCCTCCGGCGGCGGGGGACGATGTGCATGGCGCCGCCTTCCGCGCGATCGCGGACAAGGTGGCGGACTGGCTGAAGAGGGGTGGCTTCTAA
- the hflK gene encoding FtsH protease activity modulator HflK encodes MKRIFGWMPGIASAMAQGPWGGKSDGPDGNDSQGKGGDGGREGGPRNPWTQPGRPGAKGPSAIEELLRRSKESFGPGGGFGNLPPRPSGKALWPAAIGILVVLWLVLTCFHRVGPQERGVVTLLGKYSRTLSPGISLTLPAPLENVTTVDVEEIRTIDIGSTRAESENLVLTGDQNIIDLAYSVRWNIRSPELYLFQLSDPDASVREVAESAMRSVVASVSLEDALGAGRTEIEQQVEQRMQEILDGYRSGIRVQGVAIKQADPPTAVNDAFKAVSAAQQTAQTYLNEARAAAQQVTAKAQGEAAAFDKVYEQYKLSPDVTRRRMYYETMEGVLSNVDKTIVESGNVTPFLPLPELKRRAQASAAQGAAAGEGQ; translated from the coding sequence ATGAAGAGAATTTTCGGGTGGATGCCGGGCATTGCGAGCGCCATGGCCCAGGGTCCCTGGGGCGGCAAGAGCGACGGGCCGGACGGCAATGACAGCCAAGGCAAAGGGGGCGATGGCGGACGTGAAGGCGGCCCGCGCAATCCCTGGACGCAACCCGGACGCCCTGGCGCCAAGGGACCTTCCGCGATCGAGGAACTGCTCCGCCGCAGCAAGGAAAGCTTCGGCCCGGGCGGCGGCTTCGGCAACCTGCCCCCCCGCCCCTCCGGCAAAGCGCTGTGGCCCGCCGCGATCGGCATATTGGTCGTGCTGTGGCTGGTGCTGACCTGCTTCCACCGCGTCGGCCCGCAGGAGCGCGGCGTCGTCACCCTGCTCGGCAAATATAGCCGCACCCTCTCGCCCGGCATCAGCCTGACCCTGCCCGCGCCGCTCGAGAATGTGACGACCGTCGACGTGGAGGAAATCCGCACCATCGACATCGGATCGACGCGGGCGGAGAGCGAGAATCTGGTGCTGACCGGCGACCAGAACATCATCGACCTTGCCTATTCAGTGCGCTGGAACATCCGCAGCCCGGAACTTTACCTCTTCCAGCTTTCCGATCCCGACGCATCCGTGCGCGAAGTCGCGGAAAGCGCGATGCGATCCGTCGTCGCCAGCGTCAGCCTGGAGGATGCGCTGGGCGCCGGCCGCACCGAGATCGAGCAGCAGGTCGAGCAGCGGATGCAAGAAATCCTCGACGGCTACAGGTCCGGCATCCGCGTGCAGGGCGTCGCGATCAAGCAAGCCGACCCACCCACCGCCGTCAACGACGCGTTCAAGGCCGTGTCCGCCGCGCAGCAGACCGCCCAGACCTATCTCAACGAAGCCCGCGCCGCCGCGCAGCAGGTGACGGCCAAGGCGCAGGGCGAAGCCGCCGCCTTCGACAAAGTCTATGAGCAGTACAAGCTCTCGCCCGACGTGACCCGCCGCCGCATGTATTATGAAACCATGGAGGGCGTCCTGTCGAACGTCGACAAGACCATCGTCGAAAGCGGCAATGTGACGCCGTTCCTGCCGCTGCCCGAACTCAAGCGCCGGGCGCAGGCCAGCGCCGCGCAGGGCGCCGCCGCCGGGGAGGGCCAGTGA
- the hflC gene encoding protease modulator HflC: MQGLIRHPVALALLAIAALLLIGSTIAIVPETKQGVIVRFGDPKKIINRYRPNEDFGKTGAGIILRWPFIDQVVWIDKRVLSVEMERQQVLSTDQLRLQVDAFARYRIVDPLRMYIAAGSEERVSDALRPILGSALRNELGKRPFAALLSPERGQVMDNIEAGLNRVARQYGAQIVDVRIKRADLPDGAPLESAFTRMRTAREQEALTIRAQGAKQAQIIRAEADANAARIYSDSFGKDPQFYDFYRAMQAYRYTFSPDKQGSTSMVLSRDNDFLKQFQGR, from the coding sequence ATGCAAGGTCTGATCCGTCATCCCGTCGCGCTCGCGCTGCTCGCCATCGCCGCGCTGCTGCTAATCGGCAGCACCATCGCCATCGTGCCCGAAACCAAGCAGGGCGTGATCGTGCGCTTCGGTGATCCCAAGAAGATCATCAACCGCTACCGCCCGAACGAGGATTTCGGCAAGACCGGCGCGGGCATCATCCTGCGCTGGCCGTTCATCGACCAGGTGGTCTGGATCGACAAGCGCGTGCTGTCGGTCGAGATGGAGCGGCAGCAAGTCCTCTCCACCGACCAGTTGCGCTTGCAGGTCGACGCCTTCGCCCGTTACCGCATCGTCGATCCGCTGCGCATGTATATCGCGGCGGGCAGCGAGGAACGCGTATCCGACGCGCTGCGGCCCATTCTCGGCTCCGCGCTGCGCAACGAATTGGGCAAGCGTCCCTTCGCGGCGCTGCTTTCGCCCGAACGCGGCCAGGTGATGGACAATATAGAGGCGGGCCTGAACCGCGTCGCCCGCCAATATGGCGCGCAGATCGTCGACGTGCGGATCAAGCGCGCCGACCTGCCCGACGGCGCGCCGCTGGAAAGCGCCTTCACCCGCATGCGCACCGCGCGCGAGCAGGAAGCGCTCACCATCCGCGCCCAGGGCGCCAAGCAGGCGCAGATCATCCGCGCCGAAGCCGACGCCAACGCCGCGCGCATCTATTCGGACAGTTTCGGCAAGGATCCGCAATTTTACGATTTCTATCGCGCCATGCAGGCCTATCGCTATACTTTCTCACCTGACAAGCAGGGGTCGACCTCCATGGTCCTCTCCCGCGACAATGATTTCCTGAAGCAGTTTCAGGGACGTTGA
- a CDS encoding Do family serine endopeptidase — protein MRYAYAITGALLLGGTAIAVTTSSNVGAQIAQNEGMQAAAPAGAPASLADMVEKLQPAVVNISTRQRVQVQNPFAGTPFGDLFGQGQQGGKPQTRQAQSLGSGFIISADGYIVTNNHVVSAGAEGASVDSITVTLTNREEYPAKLIGRDPATDIAVLKIEPKKALPFVKFGDSTKARVGDWVIAIGNPFALSGTVTAGIISAVHRGTGGTYDKFIQTDASINQGNSGGPMFDMRGNVIGINSQILSPSGGNVGIGFAIPSEQAAPIVDTLRKGQAVKRGYLGIQISPLGEDLADSLGLAKNRGEFVQGVEPGKGADKAGIKAGDVIVSVAGQEVTPDQNLSSIVANQPIGGRVPIVLLRNGQRQTVTAIVGERPSEDELNAFAQQQDDDFSQQQQDDQSSSGQATQQSLGISAIPLTSTIIRQLGIAADTRGIVITAVDGSTDAGAKGLRRGDVIITANNRPVATQAELDAQVKAVSSQGRSAILLQVLRRGQPAVFLPVRLRDK, from the coding sequence GTGCGTTACGCTTATGCCATTACCGGCGCCCTGCTGCTCGGCGGCACCGCCATCGCCGTTACGACCAGCTCCAATGTGGGCGCGCAAATCGCGCAAAATGAAGGCATGCAGGCCGCCGCCCCCGCCGGCGCCCCGGCCAGCCTGGCCGACATGGTCGAAAAGCTGCAGCCCGCCGTGGTCAACATCTCGACCCGCCAGCGGGTGCAGGTGCAGAATCCCTTCGCGGGCACGCCCTTTGGCGACCTGTTCGGCCAGGGGCAACAGGGCGGCAAGCCCCAGACCCGGCAGGCCCAGTCGCTGGGGTCCGGCTTCATCATCTCGGCCGACGGTTATATCGTCACCAACAACCATGTGGTGTCGGCGGGCGCGGAAGGCGCATCGGTGGATTCGATCACCGTCACGCTGACCAACCGCGAGGAATATCCGGCCAAGCTGATCGGCCGCGATCCGGCGACCGACATCGCCGTGCTGAAGATCGAGCCGAAAAAGGCTCTGCCCTTCGTGAAGTTCGGTGACAGCACCAAGGCGCGCGTGGGCGACTGGGTGATCGCCATCGGCAATCCCTTCGCCCTGTCGGGCACGGTGACGGCGGGCATCATCTCCGCCGTGCATCGCGGCACTGGCGGCACTTACGACAAGTTCATCCAGACCGACGCGTCGATCAACCAGGGCAACTCCGGCGGCCCGATGTTCGACATGCGCGGCAATGTGATCGGCATCAACAGCCAGATCCTTTCGCCTTCGGGCGGCAATGTCGGCATCGGCTTCGCCATCCCGTCGGAACAGGCCGCGCCGATCGTGGACACGCTGCGCAAGGGACAGGCCGTCAAGCGCGGCTATCTGGGCATCCAGATCAGCCCGCTGGGCGAGGATTTGGCCGATTCGCTCGGCCTTGCCAAGAATCGCGGCGAGTTCGTCCAGGGCGTCGAGCCCGGCAAGGGCGCCGACAAGGCCGGGATCAAGGCGGGCGACGTGATCGTCAGCGTGGCGGGCCAGGAAGTGACGCCGGACCAGAATCTCTCGTCCATCGTCGCCAACCAGCCCATCGGCGGGCGCGTCCCCATCGTGCTGCTGCGCAACGGCCAGCGCCAGACGGTGACCGCCATAGTCGGGGAGCGTCCTTCCGAGGACGAACTGAACGCCTTCGCCCAGCAGCAGGATGACGATTTCAGCCAGCAGCAGCAGGACGACCAGTCCAGCAGCGGCCAGGCGACGCAACAATCGCTCGGCATTTCCGCCATCCCGCTGACCTCGACCATCATCCGCCAGCTCGGTATCGCGGCCGACACGCGCGGCATCGTGATCACGGCGGTGGACGGCTCGACCGATGCGGGCGCCAAGGGGCTGCGCCGTGGCGACGTCATCATCACCGCCAACAATCGTCCGGTCGCCACCCAGGCGGAACTCGACGCGCAGGTCAAGGCCGTGTCCTCGCAAGGCCGCAGTGCGATCCTGCTCCAGGTGCTGCGTCGCGGCCAGCCTGCGGTGTTCCTGCCGGTGCGGCTGCGCGACAAATAA
- a CDS encoding helicase HerA-like domain-containing protein, which produces MSDGIFIGLGAPDKDGGIPQTLNLRRANRHGLIAGATGTGKTVTLQGIAESFSALGVPVFLADVKGDLSGISMAGSPTAKNADKLVARAKEIGLENYSYADNPAIFWDLYGEQGHPIRTTVSEMGPLLLSRLMDLNETQEGVLSIAFKYADEQGLLLLDLGDLQAMLAYCAENADTLSAQYGNVTKASVGAIQRQLLQLESQGGAHFFGEPALDIHDMLQVDDKGRGYVNVLAADKLMQSPKLYATFLLWLLSELFETLPEVGDPDKPVLVFFFDEAHLLFDDAPKALTDKIEQVVRLIRSKGVGVYFVTQNPIDIPEDVAGQLGNRVQHALRAFTPRDQKAIKAAADTFRVNPDLDVETAITELKVGEALVSLLQEDGSPGIVQRTLIAPPRSRLGPVDAKERAIIQSISPCAGKYDTTVDRESAEEILAARGQAAAAAAQASKAQAEADKAAAAQAKVEAKQREAQLKEQARQDAAAARDAARPSGIDKAIQSATRSAASSVGRQVANELGRAVFGGSSRKSSGGIAGQLVRGILGSLFK; this is translated from the coding sequence ATGAGCGACGGCATTTTCATCGGCCTTGGCGCACCGGACAAGGATGGCGGCATCCCCCAGACGCTGAACCTGCGCAGGGCCAATCGCCATGGCCTGATCGCGGGCGCGACCGGCACAGGCAAGACCGTGACGTTACAGGGCATTGCGGAGAGCTTTTCGGCGCTCGGCGTCCCCGTCTTCCTTGCGGATGTGAAGGGCGACCTGTCGGGCATTTCCATGGCCGGCTCTCCCACCGCGAAAAATGCCGACAAGCTGGTCGCCCGCGCCAAGGAGATCGGCCTCGAAAATTACAGCTATGCCGATAATCCCGCCATCTTCTGGGATTTGTATGGCGAGCAGGGCCATCCCATCCGCACCACCGTCAGCGAAATGGGACCGCTGCTGCTCTCCCGCCTGATGGACCTCAACGAAACGCAGGAGGGCGTGCTCTCCATCGCCTTCAAATATGCCGATGAGCAGGGGCTGCTGCTGCTCGACCTGGGTGACTTGCAGGCGATGCTGGCCTATTGCGCGGAAAATGCCGACACGCTCTCCGCCCAATATGGCAATGTGACCAAGGCCAGCGTCGGCGCGATCCAGCGCCAGTTGCTCCAGCTCGAAAGCCAGGGCGGCGCGCATTTCTTCGGTGAACCCGCGCTCGACATTCACGACATGCTGCAGGTCGACGACAAGGGGCGCGGCTATGTGAATGTGCTAGCCGCCGACAAGCTGATGCAGAGCCCCAAGCTCTACGCTACCTTCCTGCTCTGGCTGCTGTCCGAACTGTTCGAGACGCTCCCCGAAGTGGGCGATCCAGACAAGCCCGTCCTGGTCTTCTTCTTCGACGAGGCGCATCTGCTGTTCGACGACGCGCCCAAGGCACTGACCGACAAGATCGAGCAGGTCGTGCGCCTGATCCGTTCCAAGGGCGTCGGCGTCTATTTCGTGACGCAGAACCCGATCGACATACCGGAGGATGTGGCGGGCCAGCTTGGCAACCGCGTCCAGCATGCCTTGCGCGCCTTCACGCCCCGCGACCAGAAGGCGATCAAGGCCGCCGCCGACACTTTCCGCGTCAATCCCGACCTCGACGTCGAAACCGCCATCACCGAACTCAAGGTCGGTGAAGCGCTGGTATCGCTGTTGCAGGAGGATGGATCGCCCGGCATCGTCCAGCGCACGCTGATCGCCCCACCCCGCTCACGCCTCGGTCCGGTCGATGCCAAGGAGCGGGCGATCATCCAGTCCATTTCGCCCTGCGCGGGCAAATATGACACGACCGTAGACCGCGAATCCGCCGAGGAAATCCTCGCCGCGCGGGGGCAAGCCGCCGCTGCCGCCGCGCAGGCGTCCAAAGCGCAAGCCGAAGCCGACAAGGCCGCCGCCGCCCAAGCCAAGGTCGAGGCCAAGCAGCGCGAGGCGCAACTCAAGGAACAGGCCCGGCAGGACGCCGCGGCGGCCCGCGACGCCGCCAGGCCATCCGGCATCGACAAGGCGATCCAGTCGGCCACCCGTTCCGCCGCCTCATCGGTCGGGCGTCAGGTCGCCAATGAGCTGGGCCGCGCGGTGTTCGGCGGGTCCAGCCGCAAAAGCTCGGGCGGGATCGCGGGGCAGTTGGTGCGGGGCATATTGGGCAGCCTGTTCAAATAG